A region of Salvelinus namaycush isolate Seneca chromosome 9, SaNama_1.0, whole genome shotgun sequence DNA encodes the following proteins:
- the larp6b gene encoding la-related protein 6b codes for MYQLSPDSKRLGSYTEDRTYDSLDGSSTELTDVFEEEDCIQDEGWSTPVADLKQKIAARLENYLTNESLSEDAFLLKHVQRNKKGYVSVKLLTSFKKIRELTRDWRTTLAAARTTQQLEVNEEGTKVRRRDPVPDWLLCVPTSKLLLAWNLLGGEDNDEESVAPGVEQQGLMETAMRLFGCHGTITSLRILRPGKEIPAELKRYAKKHMELGRKVCAVVEYEYLEGARRAFEALQAEEQLQGNRAVRVVLLGSRGTRKPRGSQDRTEEESEDGIESMCSRKPNRKGRRYPGYSLEDSALYSSSESDFAPASPRPNRRVTRPQALYGSPLAIPRVSSFRSDPYKNPVCSPVGSPLLPRKLFPSGHTPSPLAAPEISSSPVSSGNGSFGSRSKCSGDYSQESLGFVGSPWVQRRKTAAQAFFPDKGGPLSPGLPKRPLGVVDVLRQPLGPDGTKGFYNCIGRGKLVVQQ; via the exons ATGTATCAGCTGTCCCCAGATTCAAAGCGGCTTGGGTCATACACGGAGGACAGAACATATGATAGTTTGGATGG AAGCTCCACAGAGTTGACTGATGTGTTTGAAGAAGAGGACTGTATTCAGGATGAAGGCTGGAGTACCCCTGTTGCAGACCTGAAACAGAAAATTGCAGCTCGGCTAGAAAACTATCTTACCAATGAGAGCCTGTCTGAAGATGCCTTTTTACTGAAACATGTTCAGAGGAACAAGAAGGGCTACGTCAGTGTGAAGTTACTAACTTCATTCAAAAAG ATCAGGGAGCTCACACGTGACTGGCGAACCACTCTGGCTGCAGCTCGCACCACGCAGCAGCTGGAAGTCAACGAGGAGGGAACCAAGGTGCGACGGCGGGACCCAGTGCCCGACTGGCTACTGTGTGTCCCCACCAGCAAGCTGCTGCTGGCCTGGAACCTCCTGGGAGGAGAGGACAACGATGAGGAGAGCGTAGCCCCGGGGGTGGAGCAGCAGGGCCTGATGGAGACAGCCATGAGACTATTTGGCTGCCACGGCACCATCACGTCCCTCCGCATCCTGCGCCCAGGGAAGGAGATCCCTGCCGAGCTCAAGAGGTATGCAAAGAAACACATGGAGCTGGGGCGTAAGGTGTGTGCCGTGGTGGAGTATGAGTACCTGGAGGGGGCACGGAGGGCCTTTGAGGCCCTGCAGGCTGAGGAGCAGCTACAGGGGAACAGGGCAGTACGCGTGGTACTCCTAGGCAGCAGGGGCACCAGGAAGCCAAGGGGCAGCCAGGACCGCACAGAGGAAGAGTCTGAGGACGGCATCGAGAGTATGTGCTCGAGGAAGCCCAACCGCAAGGGCAGGCGCTACCCGGGCTACTCCCTGGAGGACTCTGCCCTCTACAGCTCGTCTGAGTCTGACTTCGCCCCCGCCTCGCCCAGGCCCAACCGCAGGGTCACACGACCTCAGGCTCTGTACGGCAGCCCCCTGGCCATCCCTCGGGTGTCCTCCTTCCGCTCAGACCCCTACAAGAACCCAGTTTGTAGCCCTGTGGGGAGCCCCCTCCTGCCCCGCAAGCTGTTCCCCAGTGGCCACACTCCGTCCCCGCTGGCCGCTCCAGAGATCAGCAGCAGCCCTGTATCCAGTGGCAATGGAAGCTTTGGCAGCAGGAGCAAGTGCTCCGGGGACTATTCCCAGGAAAGCTTGGGCTTTGTGGGGAGCCCCTGGGTCCAGCGTCGGAAGACTGCCGCCCAGGCATTTTTTCCTGACAAAGGTGGGCCCCTCTCGCCTGGCCTGCCGAAGAGGCCACTGGGCGTGGTGGATGTTCTGCGCCAGCCGCTTGGCCCTGATGGCACTAAAGGCTTCTACAACTGCATTGGCAGGGGGAAGCTGGTAGTGCAGCAATGA
- the LOC120053775 gene encoding vimentin-type intermediate filament-associated coiled-coil protein-like isoform X2, whose translation MSSPSPVQIREANAHLVAVHRRVAELEQWLEAADNTVREQAESLIRKDEQLRAATQEIAEAKDKEIHYLHEKLCKSEETIQRFQNMGKEKDAMIGQLQHRCQLLDNICKSRPLLDSMLSHMAEAERLGPVVGMGEPTANTSLTDGESNCSPNRISNHKDFSLSEDDMDDQELDEIVFGTTV comes from the exons ATGTCCTCGCCATCACCAGTCCAAATTCGGGAGGCGAACGCACACCTGGTCGCTGTGCACAGGCGGGTAGCAGAGCTGGAACAGTGGCTCGAGGCAGCAGATAACACCGTGAGGGAGCAAGCAGAGAGTCTCATCAGGAAGGACGAGCAACTGAGGGCTGCTACCCAGGAGATCGCTGAGGCCAAGGATAA AGAGATTCACTACCTCCACGAGAAGCTGTGTAAGTCAGAAGAGACCATCCAGAGGTTTCAGAACATGGGCAAGGAGAAGGATGCTATGATAGGACAGTTGCAACATCGCTGCCAGCTCCTGGACAACATCTGCAAGAGCAGGCCTTTACTAGACAGTATGCTGTCCCATATGGCTGAGGCAGAAAGACTTGGGCCAGTTGTGGGGATGGGTGAACCCACTGCCAATACGTCCCTCACAGACGGGGAGTCAAACTGCAGTCCCAACCGCATCTCTAACCACAAAGACTTCTCCCTCAGTGAGGATGACATGGATGACCAGGAGCTGGATGAGATAGTGTTTGGAACAACGGTATAG
- the LOC120053408 gene encoding NADH dehydrogenase [ubiquinone] 1 alpha subcomplex subunit 11-like — MGYWDLQEGKDCIEKTWITTKLGTALGLVGSAYHIVAFQPDSAIQAVQRATNGTVTMAALGAIFGMTTCLAAQARDAPDDPVNYFLGGCASGVFLGARTHSAMTGTTACIGLGTLAMFTKVGKMEGWRLAGPPRM; from the exons ATGGGTTATTGGGATCTGCAAGAGGGGAAGGATTGTATCGAGAAAACATGGATCACCACCAAATTGGGCACAGCGCTAG GGTTGGTGGGTTCAGCCTATCACATTGTGGCATTCCAGCCTGATTCCGCAATCCAAGCTGTTCAGAGAGCCACAAATGGCACAGTAACCATGG CTGCCTTGGGGGCGATCTTTGGAATGACCACTTGTCTAGCTGCACAGGCCCGGGATGCTCCTGATGATCCGGTGAACTATTTCCTCGGAGGCTGTGCATCAGGAGTCTTTCTTGGAGCTCGTA CTCACAGTGCAATGACGGGCACGACGGCGTGTATTGGGCTGGGGACACTGGCCATGTTCACCAAGGTGGGCAAGATGGAGGGCTGGAGATTAGCGGGACCACCCAGGATGTAA
- the LOC120053775 gene encoding vimentin-type intermediate filament-associated coiled-coil protein-like isoform X1: MAGRVNTSPPVVPYSSCDMSSPSPVQIREANAHLVAVHRRVAELEQWLEAADNTVREQAESLIRKDEQLRAATQEIAEAKDKEIHYLHEKLCKSEETIQRFQNMGKEKDAMIGQLQHRCQLLDNICKSRPLLDSMLSHMAEAERLGPVVGMGEPTANTSLTDGESNCSPNRISNHKDFSLSEDDMDDQELDEIVFGTTV, translated from the exons ATGGCAGGAAGAGTAAACACCAGCCCTCCG GTCGTACCATATTCCTCATGTGACATGTCCTCGCCATCACCAGTCCAAATTCGGGAGGCGAACGCACACCTGGTCGCTGTGCACAGGCGGGTAGCAGAGCTGGAACAGTGGCTCGAGGCAGCAGATAACACCGTGAGGGAGCAAGCAGAGAGTCTCATCAGGAAGGACGAGCAACTGAGGGCTGCTACCCAGGAGATCGCTGAGGCCAAGGATAA AGAGATTCACTACCTCCACGAGAAGCTGTGTAAGTCAGAAGAGACCATCCAGAGGTTTCAGAACATGGGCAAGGAGAAGGATGCTATGATAGGACAGTTGCAACATCGCTGCCAGCTCCTGGACAACATCTGCAAGAGCAGGCCTTTACTAGACAGTATGCTGTCCCATATGGCTGAGGCAGAAAGACTTGGGCCAGTTGTGGGGATGGGTGAACCCACTGCCAATACGTCCCTCACAGACGGGGAGTCAAACTGCAGTCCCAACCGCATCTCTAACCACAAAGACTTCTCCCTCAGTGAGGATGACATGGATGACCAGGAGCTGGATGAGATAGTGTTTGGAACAACGGTATAG